Within Phreatobacter oligotrophus, the genomic segment TCATCTCCATCAAGCTGGAGCGCCAGCGCGAGGAGGACCTCGACCGGTTTGCCGAGGCCGTCTCCCGCTGGCCCGAGGTGATGGAGTGCTACCTGATGACCGGCCAGCGGGATTACCTGATGCGCGTCGTCTGCGCGGATCTTCCGGCCTATGAGCGTTTCCTGAAGGCCCGGCTCACCCGCCTCGACGGCATCGCCTCGATCGAGAGCTCCTTCGCCCTCGCCCAGGTGAAGCACACCAACGTGCTGCCGATCGGGTGAGGGCCTCGGGCCGAGGGACATCAGTCGTCAGGATGGGTCCCCTCGAAGCGGAATCCGTCCGTCTTCTTCGTGAAGATGAAAATGGTCCGGCCGCAGAACAGGGAGAATCCCTCGGTGCCCTCGCCGTCCTTGTAGTAAACGGGTCGCGCCGTCTGCAGGCAATTGCGGTCGCGCTGCGTGAACATGCGCCGATAGATCCGGGTCTCGAAATAGGCCCGGTCGCGGAAGGCATCGTCATAGTAGATCGGCATGCGCGTGAGCGAGGCGACGGCGCTTGCATCATTGGCGCGCAGCGCTTGGCGGAACTCGGCGATGAAGGTGCGGAATTCGGCCTGGGTGGCCGGCGGCGCCGGCGGGTCGCGCTGGGCGAGGGCTTGGCCGCCGGAGAGGACGGCGAGGGCCAGCCCGAAGGCGGCGGCGGTGGCGAAGAAGCGGCGCGTGAATGACATGATCGAGGGTCCTTGCGGGTGAGGTGTCCGAGGTCCCCGACGGTCGCCTCCACCGCCGCGTGCGGGTCGATCCCCGCATCGGCCGTGGAGACCACCGCCCCCCTGACGCATCGCCTTATGCCAGCGCAACGCTGTGCGTCCGTGCCGTTACCGAATAGGCTGTGTTTCCAATGAGACAGGCTGCGTTTCGGCGCCGCAGGCCCTCGCCTTTGACAGCGCGCCTTCAGGCTCTACCCTCTCGCTCACCGCATCAGGAGGCCGAGCGACCATGCAGCGACCCATCCTTCCGCGCCGAACCCCGCGCCTGTCCCGCCGCACCGTCCTGACCCTGGCCGCCGGCGCGGCCGGCGCCGGCCTCCTCGGACCGCAGGCACTGCGCGCCCAGGCCGAGACCGAGAGCCATGGCCTGTCCTCCTTCGGCGACCTCAAATACCCGGCCGACTTCCGCCATTTCGACTATGTGAACCCGCAGGCGCCCAAGGGCGGCACCTTCGTCCACACCGCGGCGAGCTGGGCCTTCAACCAGAACCCGACCACCTTCAACACGATGAACACGCTGGTGCTGCGCGGCGACGCGCCGCCCGGCCTCGACGGCATTTTCGCGAGCCTCATGACCGGG encodes:
- a CDS encoding Lrp/AsnC family transcriptional regulator, whose protein sequence is MTLDAIDRRILAELQRDGRITNQALAEKVGLSATPCLRRVKRLEEAGILRGYVAVVDQKAVDLPVSVFISIKLERQREEDLDRFAEAVSRWPEVMECYLMTGQRDYLMRVVCADLPAYERFLKARLTRLDGIASIESSFALAQVKHTNVLPIG